TCTCACAGAAGGATTGGGGCTCCGGGCCGACAACGGTGCTCGAGGTGACCACGTCGCCAGCATCGCCCACCGACGTGAGCCTGCTTGGCGTCGCCCTGCAGACCACCGGCTCGCCGCTGCTGGCGAACTACAGCATCGTCGTGCCGGACGGCTCCGGCCCCGGCGGATCGGCCACGACCAACGGCCCGGGGACGGCCGGCTGGTTCTACCTGGCCGAGTAGCAGCCGCTGCTGACCGGGCGCGTCCGGCGCCCGGTCGCGCGACCGCCGCTACTTCTTGAACATCTTGCCCACGAAGCCCATCACGTCGTCCACGGCCGAGCCGTCCTTGTCGGCATCGAAGGCGGTGTTGAGTATGCCGAGAAGGTCGGGCGCGTCCTCGGCATCCTGTTGTTTGGCCGAGCCGAGCATGGAAGCCAGTCCGCTCGCGTCGAGCCCCTTCTCACGCTGCGTCTTGCCGAGCATGCCCATCACGAGCGGCGCGGCGATGGTGAGGATCTGGCCGATCTGATCGCCGGACAGACCGGTCTTCTGCGAGAGGCCCTTCTCCACCACCGGGCGCTTCTGCCCGAGCGCGTGCTTGAGGATGCCGGGCCCCTCGCCCGCCTGCGGATCCTGCAGCAGCCCGCCAAGGTCGCCGAGCACGGAGCCGTCGTGGTCTTTCTGGAGCGCGCGGAGCAGGTCGTTGGCGCCGGACGGCTCCGACGCGTTGTTGGCGAGCGCGGAGACGAGCAACGGCATCGCTGCGGAAAGCGCGGACGACGCCTTGCTCTCATCGACGCCCACGGTCTTGCCGATCTCGGAGAGAGCGCCCGAGGAGAGCTGCTCCATGAGGTCACGGGTGAGTACGTCCATATGCGTCCTTTCAGAAGCCCGCTGTGCGGGCACGGCAGTGCTATACGATAAGGAGAGCGGCGCGCTGAAGCGCTAGCGCTTCTTGATCATCCCGTAGACCACGAGCACGAGCACGGCGCCTGCGGTGGCCACGAGCAGCGTGGTGAGGTTGAAGCCCGTGATGGCCTCCTTGCCGATCAGGCTCATGATGCCGCCGCCGAGGAGCGCGCCCACGATGCCCAGGCCCGTGGTGAGGAAGAAGCCGGCTTTCTGATCGCCCGGCATGATCCACTTGGCGAGAAGCCCGGCGACGAGGCCGACGACGATCCATGACAAGATGCCCATGAGATGCCCCCTTTGGGTGGCTTGCGGTTACCTGGAGTACATACCCGAGAAGGGCCGCCGCAGAGTCTCGAGGCGCGCAGACCCGGCAGATCAAGCGGCCGGCACCTCGCCCCCGGCGCTGCCCATCTTCGGGTATATAGGCCACACAGGCGCACCGGCAGCTGTCCGGGAGAACCGGCGCGTGACATCACGACCCACGGGGGGTGGGCTCCATGTCCGATCCTGCAGCCGCACGCGCAGGCGAGATTCCCGGCGTGCGGTCTACGACCACTGTGTTGCGCTCCGGCGCGCGCTGGGCGATCGCGATGATCGTGGCCGGCGCGCTGCTGTATCTGCTCATGGGAGTCTTCTCGCTCGCGGTGCTCGTAGCAACGATCGGTCGACCTGACCCGAGGACCGTGCTGCTCGGCGTCGAGTGGGTGACGATCGTGCAGAATCTGCTCTACCTGGCCGGCGGGATCGTGGTGCTCGTGTGGCTCAGGGGCGTGAACGTGCGCCTGCGTGCAGCCGGACGCCAGGGGATGAAGTTCTCTCCGGGCTGGACTGTGGGGTGGTTCCTCATCCCGTTCGCCAACTTCGTGTTTCCGCCACAGGTCATGCAGGAGCTCTGGCGCGCTTCCGCACCTGAGGCCGGACCCAACACGTGGCAATCATCGAAGGGCTCACCGCTGCCGGCGCTCTGGTGGTATCCGTTCCTGGCGGGCAACATCCTGGGGAACGTGGCGACATCGCTTGCCCCTGTGGTCGGCACGCGCCTGCTGCTGATCGGGAACGTGATCACCACGGTGCTCCTGGGCGTGGGAGCCTTTGCGGCGGTGCGCTACATCCGGCAGGTCGGCGCCAGGATGTCCGCTCTCGAAGGGACAGAACGCGCCGAGCGGCCATCGGCGGGCCTCGCACTCCTTGGCGCCGCGGTCGGCGGCGCAGTGAGCGTCGGCGCGTACACCATCCTGTTCAACACGCTGGGCATCATCGGGCTTCTCCGCGGGTCCAACGTGCTCATGTTCCTGGTCGCGTTCATCGCAGGAGCGGTGGTGGGTTACTGGACCGCCTTTGGCGCAGGCGGAAGATCCCCCGTAATCGCAGCGATCGCCGGTGTGACAGCGTATCTCGCGCTGTCTTCCAGCGAGGTGATCCAGGAGATGAATCGCTTCATGGGATTCGCGTTCGATCTCGAACGGTTCACCAGGTTCTCCGGAACGATCCTCCTGCGAACGTTGACCAACCCTTACGTCATCGGGGCGTCGATCGCGGCCGCACTGGGTGCGGTCGTCATCGCACTCGTGCGGCTGCCGTTCGATCCGTGGCGTGTGCGCCGGGTGGCGTCGACCAGCCCTGCAGCGGTCACGGAGACGCCTGCGCCGATGGCGGCGGCAGTGAACGCCGTACCGCCCGTTGCGCCGAACGAGGCGCAGACCGCTCCGGCCGCCCCGCAAGCCGAGACCACCGCCGCGCCGATGCCGTCGGAGGACCCCGCCGCCATCGCACGCAAGCGGCGCACCGTGATCATCGCCGTCGCCGTCGGCGTGGCCCTGCTCCTGGGGTGCGGACTCTGTGCGACAGCGGCCCTGGTGGTTCCTCAGATCATGGCCGATCGCGGAAGCGCGCCTGCCGAGGTGACCGCGCCTGAGGTCCCGGTGGAAGTGCCCGCCCCCGAAGCGCCCTCC
Above is a window of Anaerosoma tenue DNA encoding:
- a CDS encoding DUF937 domain-containing protein, translated to MDVLTRDLMEQLSSGALSEIGKTVGVDESKASSALSAAMPLLVSALANNASEPSGANDLLRALQKDHDGSVLGDLGGLLQDPQAGEGPGILKHALGQKRPVVEKGLSQKTGLSGDQIGQILTIAAPLVMGMLGKTQREKGLDASGLASMLGSAKQQDAEDAPDLLGILNTAFDADKDGSAVDDVMGFVGKMFKK
- a CDS encoding GlsB/YeaQ/YmgE family stress response membrane protein, translated to MGILSWIVVGLVAGLLAKWIMPGDQKAGFFLTTGLGIVGALLGGGIMSLIGKEAITGFNLTTLLVATAGAVLVLVVYGMIKKR
- a CDS encoding DUF4328 domain-containing protein is translated as MSDPAAARAGEIPGVRSTTTVLRSGARWAIAMIVAGALLYLLMGVFSLAVLVATIGRPDPRTVLLGVEWVTIVQNLLYLAGGIVVLVWLRGVNVRLRAAGRQGMKFSPGWTVGWFLIPFANFVFPPQVMQELWRASAPEAGPNTWQSSKGSPLPALWWYPFLAGNILGNVATSLAPVVGTRLLLIGNVITTVLLGVGAFAAVRYIRQVGARMSALEGTERAERPSAGLALLGAAVGGAVSVGAYTILFNTLGIIGLLRGSNVLMFLVAFIAGAVVGYWTAFGAGGRSPVIAAIAGVTAYLALSSSEVIQEMNRFMGFAFDLERFTRFSGTILLRTLTNPYVIGASIAAALGAVVIALVRLPFDPWRVRRVASTSPAAVTETPAPMAAAVNAVPPVAPNEAQTAPAAPQAETTAAPMPSEDPAAIARKRRTVIIAVAVGVALLLGCGLCATAALVVPQIMADRGSAPAEVTAPEVPVEVPAPEAPSEQVEEVEEEPWESAEEPVEPDTAFMATLLPDQLVIVLYAAASAGDMPVVQAAFAQPSDFDPAMLATWGDPDFAVEEVTDGEVGDEYLLQVREAGGGISDEDTVTYTVRRIDGSWLIVDWRPGGLAE